A genomic window from Artemia franciscana chromosome 14, ASM3288406v1, whole genome shotgun sequence includes:
- the LOC136035600 gene encoding RNA-binding protein EWS-like yields the protein MFFHRAAPAYGAGQGAAGYGSAPPVDNYAQAPAYNAAPAVPAQASYNAQPQQAFAAPAYPEQGSYSAPAQAAAPYQAQASYNAQPQQAFAASGYPEQGAYSAPAQAAAPYQAQPSYSAPAQPAVGYAAQESYSAPLEAAAQYQAPAATGYDQPAAYSAQVPAATGYDQPAAYSAQAPAAYAPAAASYDAPAPAYGAQPQEYHAPNNQGYYYYYYPVKAGKKGIKLPKASFPSFKGMWDGMKGHASGLFNSFGGGNTYAKRRSADEDTTLIGLGITSIILLIIAFGLLISVPLIDITTDDQVGQVFYNVNLGGLGIPNASYTKLNIQGLIGRSIGGFHLSDYFTMDTLNSLAKTVLKALVEVEAKHKAKI from the exons ATGTTCTTTCATAGAGCGGCCCCTGCTTATGGTGCTGGACAAGGTGCAGCTGGCTATGGGTCTGCCCCACCTGTTGATAATTATGCACAAGCTCCTGCTTACAATGCTGCTCCTGCTGTACCTGCACAAGCTTCATATAATGCACAACCTCAACAAGCATTTGCAGCACCTGCTTATCCCGAACAAGGATCTTATTCTGCACCAGCCCAAGCTGCTGCTCCATACCAAGCTCAAGCTTCGTACAATGCACAACCTCAACAAGCTTTTGCAGCTTCTGGTTATCCCGAACAGGGAGCCTATTCTGCACCAGCACAAGCAGCTGCTCCATACCAAGCACAGCCTTCGTATAGTGCACCAGCTCAGCCAGCTGTCGGATATGCTGCGCAAGAATCATACTCTGCACCACTTGAGGCAGCAGCTCAGTACCAA GCTCCAGCTGCAACTGGGTATGATCAACCAGCAGCATACTCTGCACAAGTTCCAGCTGCAACTGGATACGATCAGCCAGCAGCATATTCTGCACAAGCTCCAGCTGCTTATGCTCCAGCAGCTGCTTCTTATGATGCCCCAGCTCCAGCTTATGGTGCTCAGCCTCAGGAGTACCATGCCCCAAACAATCAaggttactactattactactatccAGTAAAAGCTGGAAAGAAAGGAATCAAGCTTCCCAAAGCTTCATTCCCAAGCTTCAAAGGAATGTGGGACGGAATGAAAGGCCATGCCAGTGGCTTGTTTAACTCCTTTGGCGGTGGTAATACCTATGCAAAACGGAGGTCAGCGGATGAGGACACAACTTTAATAGGTCTGGGAATTACCAGTATTATTCTTCTTATTATTGCATTTGGACTTCTTATTTCAGTACCCTTGATCGATATTACTACAGATGATCAAGTTGGCCAGGTTTTCTATAACGTTAATCTCGGTGGCCTCGGTATTCCAAATGCTTCCTATACTAAATTGAATATCCAGGGTCTTATAGGTCGTTCCATCGGCGGCTTCCATTTGAGCGATTATTTCACAATGGACACACTGAATTCACTAGCCAAAACTGTTCTTAAAGCTTTAGTAGAAGTAGAAGCTAAACACAAAGCCAAGATATAG